A section of the Roseivirga sp. BDSF3-8 genome encodes:
- a CDS encoding DUF3857 domain-containing transglutaminase family protein: MISGKSLTLFLAGIMVSLRLSGADFPAYDIPAGLKENAVAVVRLYEQNVEIKRNHDAVVNVHEVVTVLRSSGGYIGYNYLFYDKFSKITSVKATMYDALGNKVEKFNKADFTDRSAVSGISIFDDNRVMFLRPEHHSLPYTIEYEYTIEHKQSLFYPRWFPQPSEDVSVQEARLNVLAPGKEYLRYHELNLPEGSTVKLTTEKGDLRYSWEVKDVRAYREEEMSPPYVEYTPAVITGPNDFEMDGYRGNMSTWKDFGKWILTLNEGRDELPPETVAEVKKLVADTDDPREKIRRVYRYMQDRTRYVSIQVGIGGFQPFTAMEVDRNSYGDCKALSNYTYALLKAVGIPSYYTLIRAGSEAERMNPEFPSSSFNHAILCVPVASDTIWLECTSQTNPMGYTGTFTSDRDVLVINETGGHVVHTNFYSAEENVLSRRATVTLEPDGHATAEVVSDYRGIHYSKRAGAYHTGSQDERAKLLYDAISIPNFSIRGFELEESGDICPQIEETLQLELPSYASKSGSRLFVPLRLINGYDWDIEDTGLERRTDIDIRYNYTYVDTIRYKVPQNFYAEAVPFEEESFETEFGTYHSTVTPDEDGLIYTRRFEVKKGRYSPEQYADLREFFKNVSKADRAKAVMVDKS; this comes from the coding sequence ATGATATCAGGAAAATCACTGACTCTTTTCCTGGCTGGCATTATGGTAAGTCTGCGTCTGTCCGGCGCAGACTTTCCTGCTTATGATATACCGGCCGGACTCAAAGAAAATGCCGTGGCGGTGGTGCGTCTTTATGAGCAAAACGTGGAGATAAAGCGTAACCATGATGCGGTGGTGAATGTGCACGAGGTAGTGACGGTACTAAGGAGCAGCGGGGGCTACATAGGGTATAACTATCTGTTCTACGACAAATTCAGTAAGATCACCTCGGTAAAGGCCACGATGTATGATGCATTGGGCAATAAGGTGGAGAAGTTTAATAAGGCTGATTTTACAGACAGGAGCGCGGTATCGGGTATCTCGATATTTGATGATAACCGGGTCATGTTTCTGCGGCCGGAGCACCATAGCCTGCCTTATACTATTGAGTATGAATACACTATCGAGCACAAGCAGTCTCTTTTTTACCCCCGCTGGTTTCCGCAGCCGAGCGAGGACGTAAGTGTGCAGGAGGCCCGGCTGAATGTACTGGCACCAGGCAAAGAGTATCTTCGCTACCATGAGCTGAACCTGCCGGAGGGCTCCACGGTGAAGCTGACGACAGAGAAGGGCGACCTGAGGTACTCATGGGAGGTAAAAGATGTACGTGCTTACCGTGAAGAAGAAATGTCTCCGCCTTATGTGGAGTACACGCCGGCCGTGATTACGGGGCCGAATGATTTTGAAATGGACGGCTACCGGGGCAATATGAGCACCTGGAAGGACTTTGGCAAATGGATACTGACCCTGAACGAAGGCCGGGACGAACTTCCTCCGGAGACCGTAGCGGAAGTGAAAAAGCTGGTGGCAGACACGGATGACCCACGCGAAAAGATCCGCCGGGTGTATAGGTACATGCAGGACCGCACCCGTTATGTGAGCATTCAGGTGGGCATAGGAGGTTTCCAGCCCTTTACGGCCATGGAGGTGGACCGTAACTCATACGGGGACTGTAAGGCGCTGAGTAACTATACGTATGCGCTGCTGAAGGCGGTGGGTATTCCCTCATACTATACCCTGATCCGGGCGGGAAGCGAGGCAGAACGTATGAACCCTGAGTTTCCCAGTTCATCCTTTAACCATGCGATACTCTGTGTACCTGTGGCTTCGGACACTATATGGCTTGAATGTACGAGCCAGACAAACCCAATGGGGTACACGGGCACCTTTACCAGTGACCGGGACGTACTGGTTATCAATGAAACGGGTGGGCACGTGGTGCACACGAATTTCTACTCGGCTGAGGAAAATGTACTGAGCCGGCGGGCTACTGTGACGCTGGAGCCGGATGGCCATGCGACGGCTGAGGTGGTGAGCGACTACCGCGGCATACATTACAGCAAGCGGGCGGGTGCTTACCATACCGGCAGCCAGGACGAACGTGCAAAGCTACTGTACGATGCCATAAGCATACCAAATTTCAGCATACGGGGATTTGAGCTGGAAGAGAGCGGGGATATCTGTCCGCAGATAGAGGAAACGCTGCAACTGGAGCTACCCAGCTATGCCAGTAAAAGCGGCAGCCGGCTATTTGTCCCCCTACGCCTTATCAATGGCTATGACTGGGACATTGAGGATACCGGCCTGGAGCGCCGGACGGATATTGACATCAGGTATAACTATACGTATGTGGATACGATCCGCTATAAAGTGCCTCAGAATTTCTATGCCGAGGCGGTTCCTTTTGAAGAAGAGTCATTTGAAACTGAATTCGGAACGTACCACAGCACGGTGACACCGGATGAAGATGGGCTGATTTACACGCGCCGCTTTGAAGTGAAAAAGGGCCGCTACAGCCCCGAACAGTATGCTGATCTGCGCGAGTTCTTTAAGAATGTGAGTAAGGCAGACAGGGCGAAGGCGGTAATGGTGGATAAAAGCTGA
- a CDS encoding TrkA C-terminal domain-containing protein: MIRTRRAINAVVKPVIELKNILFYMLSLISLILVIALSLLVTKVASIMLQHTGLSRPSAKFQARSAFTGVGFTTSEAESVVNHPVRRRIILTLMLLGNAGIITAVASLMLTLWNPGQENFGVGLRLLVLTGAIILLWLISHSKYFDQVMNRLINFALRRYTNLNVRDYSNLLKLAEGYGIGELYIEKKDWLNGKTMIEANLKGEGLNVLAIKRKNKDFVGTPEGTTTIMEGDTLILYGKSESIGRLDDRSNDIHGQIEHRAQLAKAKREAEQKEMVEKMAAEKMRENGNESSKSQKAEKENA, translated from the coding sequence ATGATCCGGACCCGCAGAGCAATCAATGCGGTGGTAAAACCGGTTATAGAATTAAAGAACATATTATTTTACATGCTCTCACTCATCTCGCTGATACTGGTTATAGCCCTAAGTTTACTGGTCACTAAGGTGGCTTCCATCATGCTGCAGCACACAGGCCTGAGCCGCCCCTCGGCCAAGTTCCAGGCCCGCTCCGCCTTTACAGGGGTGGGATTTACCACGAGTGAAGCGGAATCGGTAGTAAACCACCCGGTGAGGCGGCGTATCATCCTTACACTGATGCTGTTGGGTAATGCGGGGATCATTACGGCTGTGGCCTCCCTGATGCTCACGCTGTGGAACCCGGGCCAGGAAAACTTTGGGGTGGGGCTGAGGCTGCTGGTGTTGACGGGGGCGATTATATTGCTATGGCTCATAAGTCACAGCAAGTACTTTGACCAGGTGATGAACCGGCTCATTAATTTTGCGCTGAGGCGGTATACGAACCTGAATGTAAGGGACTACTCTAATTTACTGAAACTGGCAGAAGGGTACGGGATCGGTGAGCTGTACATTGAGAAAAAAGACTGGCTGAATGGTAAAACAATGATTGAAGCTAATCTTAAAGGAGAAGGACTTAATGTACTGGCAATCAAAAGAAAAAATAAAGACTTTGTAGGCACTCCTGAAGGCACTACCACTATCATGGAGGGGGATACGCTGATACTGTACGGCAAATCAGAATCTATAGGCCGGCTGGATGACCGGAGCAATGACATACACGGCCAGATCGAGCACCGGGCGCAGTTGGCTAAGGCAAAAAGGGAGGCGGAGCAAAAGGAGATGGTAGAGAAAATGGCAGCGGAAAAGATGAGGGAAAATGGTAATGAATCTTCTAAATCTCAAAAAGCAGAGAAGGAGAATGCCTGA
- a CDS encoding outer membrane lipoprotein-sorting protein: MMKKILFTFLTVCLALTVQAQDMTLEEVLENHFEVINQEKRSDINTLVYEGTMTQGIEIPVKLIIKRPGMVRMEGSVQGKVFVQAYDGNDGFMIMPNAAAPQDLSDEQKENMKDKASVDSELKTAQDKEFDMELMGTEDFEGSDVYLVKVTKDNGDATTYYIDAENYVILKARSKTTVQGQEVVGETYYSNYKEVDGMIFPHSFDYKNAEGQTMNQIMIETVTLDSEVSDEQFARPE, encoded by the coding sequence ATGATGAAAAAAATCCTATTTACATTTCTTACTGTGTGCCTGGCACTTACTGTACAGGCCCAGGATATGACACTGGAGGAGGTACTGGAAAACCATTTTGAGGTAATAAACCAGGAAAAACGCAGTGACATCAATACCCTCGTTTATGAAGGCACGATGACGCAAGGTATTGAGATACCCGTGAAACTTATTATCAAACGCCCGGGAATGGTACGCATGGAAGGCTCTGTCCAGGGTAAGGTTTTCGTACAGGCCTATGACGGTAATGATGGCTTTATGATCATGCCTAATGCCGCTGCTCCCCAGGACCTTAGCGATGAGCAGAAAGAGAACATGAAGGATAAGGCCTCTGTGGACTCTGAACTAAAGACTGCCCAGGATAAGGAATTCGACATGGAACTGATGGGTACAGAGGATTTCGAAGGATCTGATGTATACCTGGTGAAAGTAACGAAAGATAACGGGGACGCGACTACTTATTACATTGACGCGGAGAACTACGTGATTCTGAAAGCCAGAAGCAAAACCACCGTACAAGGCCAGGAGGTAGTGGGAGAGACTTACTACAGTAACTACAAGGAGGTAGACGGTATGATCTTCCCTCACAGCTTTGATTACAAGAATGCTGAGGGACAGACGATGAACCAGATCATGATCGAGACAGTCACGCTGGACTCTGAAGTATCTGACGAACAGTTTGCCCGTCCGGAGTAA
- a CDS encoding outer membrane beta-barrel protein, whose protein sequence is MKKFFQIAVVTLFLVVAYSTTSKAQDVNLGAGLIYGSEIENVGLQARADIGLSDSWRLAPALNFFFPKSVGNVDLNWFAINLDANYIIPVDSDVVGLYGIAGLNIGFLSVDYEDDFFDDNNDTELGLNLGIGAEFNIESSVTPSSNLSMLSEMPIRQLLQQA, encoded by the coding sequence ATGAAGAAATTTTTCCAGATAGCAGTAGTGACCCTATTCCTGGTAGTAGCCTACAGCACCACTAGCAAGGCGCAGGATGTGAACTTGGGTGCTGGTTTGATCTATGGTTCAGAAATTGAAAACGTAGGTCTTCAGGCGCGTGCCGATATTGGTCTTAGCGATAGCTGGAGACTGGCCCCCGCCCTTAACTTCTTTTTTCCCAAAAGCGTGGGTAACGTAGACCTCAACTGGTTTGCCATCAACCTTGATGCCAATTATATCATCCCTGTCGATAGCGACGTGGTAGGCCTGTATGGCATTGCTGGTCTTAATATTGGCTTCCTGAGTGTAGATTACGAAGACGATTTCTTTGATGACAACAATGATACAGAATTAGGCCTGAACCTGGGTATCGGTGCAGAGTTCAACATCGAAAGTTCAGTAACCCCTTCTTCGAACTTAAGTATGTTATCGGAGATGCCGATCAGGCAGTTATTGCAACAGGCGTGA
- a CDS encoding Zn-dependent hydrolase: MRSALLVVLLAAFAACAGESQQEETQSSGEPATAATTDASKLVDKYTDVTLTSDLSHLSDDQKKMVGLLIQAADIMNELFWYEALGDKAPFLDSLESESLKQFARINYGPWDRLEGNEPFIKGVGPKPKGANFYPTDMTKEEFEAAGLADKQSQYTFLRRDEEGNLKTVWYHEMFADQVQKASDLLKEASTLAEDPGFKKYLELRAEALLTDEYQPSDMAWMEMKNNEVDIVIGPIETYEDQLYGYKAAHEGYVLIKDMEWSDRLSKYAQFLPELQEGLPVEAEYKAEMPGTDADLNAYDVVYYAGDCNSGSKTIAINLPNDEEVQLAKGSRRLQLKNAMRAKYDKILVPIADLLIAEDQREDITFDAFFANTMFHEVAHGLGIKNTLDGSGTVRDALKEHASALEEGKADILGLYMVTQLQNKGEIDAELKDFYTTFLAGIFRSVRFGASSAHGKANMIRFNFFQEMGAFERDEETGTYRVNYDKMQEAMDALSNKILVLQGDGDYDGVSELVQNYGKIPAQLQEDLDRLDAQNIPVDIVFDQGSDVLGIAGM; encoded by the coding sequence ATGCGAAGCGCACTACTCGTTGTCCTGCTCGCGGCTTTCGCTGCCTGTGCAGGAGAAAGCCAACAGGAAGAGACACAATCCTCCGGTGAGCCTGCTACTGCCGCTACCACCGATGCCAGTAAACTGGTGGATAAATACACCGATGTTACCCTTACTTCCGACCTCTCACATCTGTCAGATGACCAGAAAAAGATGGTTGGCCTCCTCATTCAGGCTGCCGATATCATGAACGAACTTTTCTGGTATGAGGCACTCGGAGACAAAGCCCCCTTCCTCGATAGCCTGGAGAGCGAAAGCCTGAAGCAGTTTGCCCGGATCAACTATGGTCCCTGGGACAGGCTGGAAGGCAATGAACCCTTTATCAAAGGTGTAGGTCCCAAGCCTAAGGGAGCCAACTTCTACCCTACCGATATGACCAAAGAAGAGTTTGAGGCCGCCGGCCTGGCAGACAAGCAGAGCCAGTATACCTTCCTTCGTCGTGATGAGGAGGGTAACCTTAAGACCGTATGGTACCACGAAATGTTTGCTGACCAGGTACAGAAGGCCAGCGATCTGCTTAAAGAAGCCTCCACCCTTGCAGAAGACCCCGGCTTCAAAAAATACCTCGAGCTCCGTGCCGAAGCCCTCCTTACGGATGAGTATCAGCCAAGCGATATGGCATGGATGGAGATGAAAAACAATGAGGTGGATATCGTGATAGGCCCCATAGAAACCTATGAAGATCAGCTTTATGGCTACAAAGCCGCTCACGAAGGCTACGTACTCATTAAGGACATGGAGTGGAGCGACCGCCTGTCAAAGTATGCCCAGTTCCTGCCCGAACTGCAGGAAGGCCTGCCCGTAGAGGCTGAGTACAAAGCAGAGATGCCCGGTACCGATGCCGACCTCAATGCCTACGATGTAGTCTACTATGCAGGTGACTGTAATTCAGGTAGTAAGACCATCGCCATTAACCTGCCTAATGACGAAGAAGTACAACTGGCCAAAGGCAGCCGTCGCCTTCAGCTTAAAAATGCTATGCGTGCCAAATACGATAAGATACTGGTACCCATTGCCGACCTGCTTATCGCTGAGGACCAGCGGGAAGATATTACTTTCGATGCCTTCTTCGCCAACACCATGTTTCACGAAGTAGCTCATGGCCTGGGTATCAAAAATACCCTGGACGGTTCCGGTACGGTACGCGATGCACTAAAAGAGCATGCTTCCGCCCTGGAAGAAGGCAAGGCTGACATCCTCGGCCTGTACATGGTTACCCAGCTTCAGAACAAGGGTGAGATAGACGCCGAACTTAAAGACTTCTACACCACCTTCCTGGCCGGTATATTCCGCTCCGTACGCTTTGGTGCTTCCAGCGCCCACGGTAAGGCCAACATGATCCGGTTTAACTTCTTCCAGGAAATGGGTGCTTTTGAACGTGACGAAGAGACCGGCACCTACCGCGTAAACTACGACAAGATGCAGGAAGCCATGGACGCCCTGTCAAATAAGATCCTTGTGCTCCAGGGTGACGGCGACTATGACGGCGTTTCCGAACTCGTACAGAACTACGGCAAGATCCCCGCTCAGCTCCAGGAAGACCTTGACAGACTGGACGCTCAAAACATCCCTGTAGATATTGTATTTGATCAGGGCAGCGATGTACTCGGTATAGCCGGTATGTGA
- a CDS encoding sodium:solute symporter: protein MSTLDWFVLFGTLLFIVSYGVWKTRGSHNIEGYLLGDKSMPWWTIGLSIMATQASAITFLSTPGQAYQDGMRFVQFYFGLPLAMIILSVFVVPIYYRLRVYTAYEYLENRFDLKTRTLAAFLFLVQRGLAAGITIYAPAIILSTILGWPLGYTNLIIGVLVIIYTVSGGTKAVSQTQKQQMAVMMGGMLIAFIVILNLLPEKVGFTEALSVAGSMDRMNVVSFDMEFDDRYNIWSGLLGGFFLAMSYFGTDQSQVQRYLGGKSVKESRLGLIFNGLLKVPMQFFILLIGLMVFVFYQYEKPPVFFNQAALEEVSGSSYADSLQVLNRQFDENFAEKRALLDEFAVAGEEESGRIREQLVQKMETQENIRSQVGKLVEGLDKDLEGKDTDYIFIHFVTNYLPKGLVGLLLAVIFSAAMSSTAGELNALGSTTTVDLYKRSIKKNGSDKHYLIMSKVLTFLWGCIAIGVAMVASLFENLIQAVNLLGSLFYGTILGIFLAGFFIKHIKGNAIFVAAIIGEAVVFGFYFFSEIGFLWYNLIGCGTVILAALILQMTGNQVKN, encoded by the coding sequence ATTAGCACGCTCGATTGGTTCGTCCTGTTCGGGACACTGTTATTCATTGTGTCATACGGGGTATGGAAGACCCGTGGCAGTCATAATATCGAAGGGTACCTGCTGGGGGACAAAAGTATGCCCTGGTGGACGATAGGGCTGTCTATCATGGCGACACAAGCCAGTGCGATTACCTTTTTGAGTACGCCTGGCCAGGCTTACCAGGATGGTATGCGCTTTGTGCAATTTTACTTTGGCCTGCCGCTGGCGATGATCATCCTCAGCGTCTTTGTGGTGCCTATCTACTATCGCCTGCGGGTGTATACGGCGTACGAATATCTGGAGAACCGTTTCGACCTGAAGACGCGTACCCTGGCGGCTTTCCTCTTCCTGGTACAGCGAGGTCTGGCTGCCGGCATCACTATCTATGCGCCGGCCATAATTCTCTCAACTATCCTGGGCTGGCCACTGGGTTATACGAACCTGATAATCGGGGTGCTGGTGATTATCTATACTGTGTCGGGGGGTACTAAGGCAGTGAGCCAGACGCAGAAGCAGCAAATGGCGGTAATGATGGGGGGGATGCTGATTGCCTTTATCGTGATCCTGAACCTGCTGCCAGAGAAGGTAGGCTTTACCGAAGCCCTGAGCGTGGCGGGGAGCATGGACCGCATGAATGTGGTGAGCTTCGATATGGAATTTGACGACCGTTACAATATCTGGTCGGGTCTGCTGGGTGGCTTCTTCCTGGCGATGTCTTACTTCGGTACGGACCAGTCGCAGGTGCAGCGGTACCTGGGGGGTAAATCGGTAAAGGAAAGTCGCCTGGGGCTGATCTTTAATGGCCTGCTCAAAGTGCCCATGCAATTTTTTATCCTGCTCATAGGGCTTATGGTGTTCGTCTTTTACCAATACGAGAAGCCGCCGGTGTTCTTTAATCAGGCGGCCCTGGAGGAGGTATCGGGCAGTAGCTATGCAGACAGTCTGCAGGTGCTGAACCGGCAGTTTGACGAGAACTTTGCTGAAAAAAGGGCTCTGCTGGATGAGTTTGCCGTAGCGGGTGAGGAGGAGAGCGGCCGCATCCGTGAGCAACTGGTGCAAAAGATGGAAACCCAGGAAAATATCCGCAGCCAGGTAGGTAAGCTGGTGGAGGGCCTGGATAAGGACCTTGAGGGTAAAGATACTGATTATATATTCATCCATTTTGTGACGAACTACCTGCCAAAGGGCCTGGTGGGGCTGTTGCTGGCAGTGATTTTCTCTGCTGCGATGTCCAGTACGGCGGGTGAGCTCAATGCACTGGGCAGCACCACTACGGTGGACCTTTATAAAAGGAGCATCAAAAAGAACGGATCGGATAAGCACTACCTGATCATGAGTAAAGTGCTTACCTTTTTATGGGGATGCATAGCCATTGGGGTGGCGATGGTGGCGAGTCTGTTTGAGAACCTGATACAGGCGGTAAACCTGCTGGGCTCCTTATTCTACGGCACCATCCTGGGGATATTCCTGGCTGGCTTTTTTATTAAGCATATTAAAGGCAATGCGATCTTTGTGGCAGCGATCATAGGTGAGGCAGTGGTATTCGGATTTTACTTTTTCTCGGAGATCGGCTTTTTGTGGTATAATCTAATAGGCTGTGGCACAGTAATTTTAGCCGCGCTCATCCTTCAGATGACAGGTAATCAGGTGAAAAACTAA
- a CDS encoding AI-2E family transporter — MPKFEILRKIVYSLSLIVLLSLILMECRDFLYPIALAILFAYLLYPVGHFLETKGIPRILANVLCILLLVVVVGGVLYFISHQVGKLTSNWEEMKQQAMDNIDSMEERLGRPLAEMIAPGPGHLSDVLLDSLEAGGNTLKTLFTATTGTVTKMALMPIYIFMLLYYRTKLYEFMLEIMPDRYSDRTKNIVLKVSYVMRNYIGGVFVVVLILSIVNSAGLAIIGLKYAIFFGVVSAIMNFIPYFGTLLGGGIALLAALLLNSDPGVALWTLLFFIVIQFVENNILTPNITGGYVQINPLFTILGIVLGGLAWGIPGMFLVVPFLAVIKIICDHTAMLRPVGKLIGKGGTGEHELTIKKVNRFFHRSKH, encoded by the coding sequence ATGCCTAAATTTGAGATACTTAGAAAAATAGTTTACTCCCTCTCTCTGATAGTACTCCTGTCCCTTATCCTTATGGAGTGCAGGGACTTCCTCTACCCTATTGCCTTAGCCATACTCTTCGCTTACCTCTTATATCCCGTTGGGCATTTCCTGGAAACCAAAGGCATCCCCAGGATCCTGGCTAATGTCCTCTGCATACTATTGCTCGTAGTAGTCGTAGGGGGCGTTCTCTATTTCATTTCTCACCAGGTAGGCAAGCTTACCAGCAACTGGGAAGAAATGAAGCAGCAGGCCATGGATAATATCGATAGTATGGAAGAGCGTTTGGGGCGACCCCTCGCCGAAATGATTGCTCCCGGCCCTGGTCACCTGTCAGATGTGCTGCTGGATAGTCTGGAGGCCGGCGGGAATACGCTCAAGACCCTGTTTACAGCCACTACCGGCACCGTAACCAAGATGGCCCTTATGCCTATCTACATTTTTATGCTGCTCTACTACCGTACCAAGCTGTATGAGTTCATGCTGGAGATCATGCCCGACCGCTACTCCGACCGCACCAAAAATATTGTGCTAAAGGTTTCCTATGTCATGCGTAACTACATCGGTGGCGTCTTTGTAGTAGTCCTGATACTCAGTATTGTCAACTCAGCCGGCCTCGCCATTATCGGCCTTAAGTATGCCATCTTTTTCGGCGTGGTATCGGCTATCATGAACTTCATCCCCTACTTTGGCACCCTGCTGGGGGGAGGCATCGCTCTCCTGGCCGCCCTTCTGCTTAATAGTGACCCCGGCGTGGCCCTCTGGACACTGCTCTTTTTCATTGTCATACAGTTTGTGGAAAATAATATCCTCACCCCTAATATCACCGGTGGCTACGTACAGATAAATCCCCTGTTTACCATACTGGGTATTGTACTCGGGGGGCTGGCCTGGGGCATTCCGGGCATGTTTTTAGTAGTGCCTTTCCTGGCCGTAATAAAGATAATATGCGATCATACAGCCATGCTCAGGCCTGTAGGCAAGCTTATAGGAAAAGGAGGAACAGGAGAGCATGAGCTGACTATCAAAAAAGTAAATCGCTTCTTCCACAGAAGTAAGCACTAG
- a CDS encoding DUF3858 domain-containing protein: MKKTPLLLLVGLFCAFTSAFAGSGDFGKVKVEDLRSSKYRLDPEAEAHVIYDKGYTRIDLDPVSNDFVLYFDREIRIKIYSKEGFDKADFTIPLHKQLGLNEQINSLKATTYTLEGNKMSKTKLDRKDVYEEDLGGATIYTKFTMPNVKEGSIIEVEYQVKSDIFWRIPTWEFQSDIPVQYSEYQVDVPEYFFFKENVTGYAPLAQVDKTSRTFNFRLGAQSISRGGSWQSGPQNGAPETVTCSGSSMYYLGKNMPALRDEPFMTTYHDYTSKVNLQIEGVQMPGSAYRSVMSDWNNIIDNWMKRDTYARQFDRKWMDEVLAPLQAKHSGTDLAVAIYEHVKNHMNHNNLVSYYPDASLKKIYGERQGTTAEINFLLTALLKKAGFTAVPVILSTRDHGRVHPVYPFMEEYNYMISELIVDNQRIFLDATYKMLPFGMLPVHALNERGHEMLPGGQYVSLRPAAGHTEFTMAKGTIGEDGSLKLDVSESRKNYGAYSWRQEMAEAGGEDAYKASLKNKFEGWEVSDIQIENASNLYDDISRKYSLVSEDKAQANAGTIYIEPILLGAEEENIFKLEDRVFPVDIPYPTQSTYMLTLTLPEGYTMVEAPQPQQVTLPNNGGSYTYQIMQNGNMVQVVSKLNLNQLAFPPNEYPNLRKFYEMIIAKQAETIVLQKQ, from the coding sequence ATGAAGAAAACACCACTTCTCCTGTTGGTTGGCTTATTCTGTGCATTCACCTCTGCCTTTGCCGGATCCGGCGATTTTGGTAAAGTGAAGGTGGAAGATCTAAGAAGCAGTAAATACCGCCTTGACCCTGAAGCCGAAGCTCACGTAATTTATGATAAGGGTTATACCCGTATAGACCTGGACCCTGTAAGTAATGACTTTGTGCTCTACTTTGACCGTGAGATCAGGATCAAGATATACAGCAAGGAAGGCTTTGATAAAGCCGACTTCACTATTCCCCTGCACAAGCAACTAGGCCTAAATGAGCAGATAAACTCTCTGAAGGCAACTACTTATACGCTGGAAGGTAATAAAATGTCCAAAACCAAGCTGGACAGAAAAGACGTGTACGAGGAGGACCTGGGGGGGGCGACCATCTACACAAAATTTACCATGCCTAATGTGAAAGAAGGCAGTATCATAGAGGTGGAATACCAGGTTAAGTCTGACATATTCTGGCGTATACCCACTTGGGAGTTTCAGTCGGATATACCAGTGCAGTACTCAGAGTACCAGGTGGATGTGCCGGAGTACTTCTTCTTCAAAGAAAATGTAACGGGCTACGCTCCTCTTGCGCAGGTGGACAAAACAAGCCGTACGTTTAACTTCCGCCTGGGGGCTCAAAGTATCTCACGCGGGGGTTCATGGCAAAGCGGCCCTCAGAACGGGGCTCCGGAGACGGTTACGTGCTCGGGCAGCAGCATGTACTACCTGGGAAAGAATATGCCCGCCCTGCGCGACGAGCCTTTCATGACGACGTATCATGATTATACCTCAAAGGTAAACCTGCAGATAGAAGGGGTACAGATGCCCGGCAGTGCTTACCGCTCGGTAATGTCTGACTGGAACAACATCATCGACAACTGGATGAAGCGTGATACTTACGCCAGACAGTTTGACCGTAAGTGGATGGATGAAGTGCTTGCTCCCCTGCAGGCTAAGCACTCGGGAACAGACCTGGCAGTGGCTATCTACGAGCATGTAAAGAACCACATGAACCACAACAATCTGGTCTCTTACTACCCCGATGCATCTCTGAAAAAAATATATGGTGAGCGCCAGGGCACTACGGCGGAGATTAACTTCCTGCTGACGGCGCTGCTTAAAAAGGCGGGTTTCACCGCTGTACCGGTGATCCTTAGTACCCGCGACCATGGGCGTGTGCACCCGGTATACCCCTTTATGGAGGAATACAACTATATGATTTCTGAGCTAATCGTAGATAACCAGCGTATCTTCCTTGATGCGACCTATAAAATGCTGCCCTTTGGCATGCTGCCTGTTCATGCGCTGAACGAAAGGGGACATGAAATGCTGCCCGGCGGGCAGTATGTGAGCCTGCGCCCTGCTGCCGGCCATACGGAATTTACGATGGCAAAAGGTACGATTGGCGAGGATGGCAGCCTGAAACTTGACGTGTCCGAATCACGCAAAAACTACGGCGCCTATAGCTGGAGACAGGAAATGGCGGAAGCCGGTGGAGAGGATGCTTACAAAGCCAGCCTCAAAAATAAGTTTGAAGGATGGGAAGTAAGTGATATTCAGATAGAAAACGCCTCGAACCTGTATGACGATATCTCCCGTAAGTACAGCCTGGTAAGTGAGGACAAGGCTCAGGCAAATGCAGGCACGATCTACATAGAGCCTATTTTGCTGGGTGCCGAAGAGGAGAACATCTTCAAGTTGGAAGACAGGGTGTTCCCGGTAGACATTCCTTACCCGACACAGTCTACATATATGCTTACGCTGACTCTGCCGGAAGGGTACACCATGGTAGAGGCTCCGCAGCCTCAGCAGGTGACCCTGCCGAACAATGGAGGCTCGTATACCTACCAGATCATGCAGAATGGTAATATGGTACAGGTGGTGAGCAAACTGAATCTGAATCAGCTTGCCTTCCCGCCAAACGAATACCCCAACCTGCGTAAATTCTATGAGATGATCATTGCGAAACAGGCAGAAACGATCGTACTCCAAAAGCAATAA